In Paenibacillus sp. G2S3, a single window of DNA contains:
- a CDS encoding DUF418 domain-containing protein, translated as MNPSISQKERIISLDIIRGLALFGILLINVGAFKVIMEGDPLPDYSGINGIISTLITIFVQKKFFSIFSFLFGVGLYIFASRAESRGDKPRWRMARRLLILLLLGIIHVFIFWGTILPVYAIIGLLLIPFYHTTISTLKKWLMGMTSIYIISLVVKIFLPSLGAISSILDIFSNDAMQIFIMFLAGFLTAKSGWLTHIQELSKSIRRIQMASFLMFVGFSLWIWNASQSGSSNVDSVTGLGSLPTTLFYLTTLFLLLENKRIVKFLTPISRVGQMAFTNYVAQSIIGTAIISMIGLEVISPKDILYIAVLIYMIQIIFSTIWFKFFSMGPLEKLWRLMTYGTKPATKR; from the coding sequence ATGAATCCCTCCATCTCACAAAAAGAAAGAATCATTTCACTCGACATCATTCGCGGACTTGCTCTTTTTGGCATTCTGCTTATAAATGTTGGAGCCTTTAAAGTTATTATGGAAGGAGATCCCTTACCAGACTATAGTGGCATTAACGGCATCATCAGTACTTTAATAACCATCTTCGTGCAAAAAAAGTTCTTTTCTATTTTTTCATTTCTATTTGGAGTAGGTCTATACATTTTTGCCTCAAGAGCCGAAAGTCGGGGAGATAAACCTAGATGGCGTATGGCTAGACGTTTACTGATCCTCTTGCTGCTGGGAATCATTCATGTGTTTATCTTTTGGGGAACCATTCTCCCCGTATACGCCATTATCGGATTGTTACTGATCCCTTTTTATCACACAACGATTTCTACACTTAAAAAGTGGCTTATGGGTATGACATCCATTTACATCATTTCCTTGGTGGTAAAAATATTTTTACCTTCTCTAGGGGCAATCTCATCTATCCTTGATATTTTTTCTAATGACGCTATGCAAATCTTTATTATGTTTTTAGCTGGTTTTTTAACTGCAAAGTCAGGTTGGCTGACACATATACAAGAATTATCAAAATCAATTAGAAGGATTCAAATGGCATCATTTCTTATGTTTGTTGGTTTCTCATTATGGATTTGGAACGCTTCTCAAAGCGGGAGCAGCAATGTAGATTCAGTTACGGGCTTAGGATCACTTCCAACCACTTTGTTTTACTTAACAACATTATTTCTACTATTAGAAAATAAACGCATTGTGAAATTCCTGACACCCATATCTCGGGTGGGTCAAATGGCATTTACAAATTATGTAGCTCAAAGCATTATAGGGACGGCAATCATTTCAATGATAGGTCTCGAAGTCATTTCACCAAAAGATATTCTCTACATCGCAGTTCTGATTTATATGATTCAAATCATTTTTAGCACCATCTGGTTCAAGTTCTTTTCCATGGGGCCTTTAGAAAAGCTTTGGCGCTTGATGACCTATGGAACAAAGCCTGCAACAAAACGATAA
- a CDS encoding alkaline phosphatase → MRKKVIGGICSTVMVCSLLAAGNGTTYASGANNSDAPTNKSVKNVILFITDGMSLSDVNLARWYQGGQALAMDKYFSGLVRTYSTDSLTTDSAAGATAYATGHKVKSETVSILPDRITMPFVDAVKPEDVNKPLLTIMDAARMAGKSTGTVFTCELTDATPATFLSHAYTRDNAQSIAEQMVYSGVDVLLGGGSGYLVPGKEDINRKDGEDLTKILKSNGYEYVTDKAGLMNSKTNKIWGLFNSEALDADFDLNPQKQPSLAEMTKVAVEKLSQNEKGFILMVEASQIDWYGHDNDPVGIMSETLAFDKAFKAAVDFAEKDKNTAVLSVSDHATGGLNMTNYNSTKDLVSVIKKAKHTSYYIEGSINEHNFKKVLADNYGLSDLTKEEADQVRLGMKDNLSPVIGKILGNKIGVTFSTDDHTSEEVGLFAYHPANYNPTDFVNSGVIQNTDVNKYIQEVTGLNLAQLQDTLYVSSDKFKAKGATITLDKTDKTNPVVVVKKADQVLKLPIDKNIAILNGVTAKLNVLTVMIKDKVWVSQDALDLIL, encoded by the coding sequence ATGCGCAAAAAGGTTATCGGGGGAATTTGCAGTACAGTTATGGTTTGCAGTCTGCTTGCAGCAGGCAACGGAACGACCTACGCCAGTGGCGCCAATAACTCTGATGCTCCTACCAACAAATCGGTCAAGAACGTAATCCTGTTTATTACGGATGGGATGAGCTTATCCGATGTGAACTTGGCCAGATGGTATCAAGGAGGACAGGCGCTTGCAATGGATAAGTATTTCAGCGGGCTGGTCAGAACCTATTCTACGGATTCACTTACCACAGATTCCGCTGCGGGAGCTACGGCTTATGCCACTGGCCATAAGGTTAAGAGTGAGACGGTATCCATACTGCCCGACCGAATCACGATGCCGTTCGTGGACGCAGTTAAGCCAGAGGACGTGAACAAACCTCTGCTTACGATTATGGATGCAGCGAGAATGGCAGGGAAAAGTACAGGAACGGTATTTACTTGTGAATTAACGGATGCTACGCCGGCTACATTTTTAAGTCATGCATACACGCGTGACAATGCGCAGTCTATTGCAGAACAGATGGTCTACAGTGGCGTAGATGTTCTTCTCGGGGGTGGGTCCGGGTATTTGGTACCCGGTAAAGAAGACATTAACCGTAAGGACGGAGAAGATTTAACCAAAATCCTGAAATCAAATGGGTATGAATATGTAACGGATAAAGCAGGTTTAATGAATTCTAAAACGAATAAAATCTGGGGTCTGTTCAACTCCGAAGCACTGGATGCTGATTTTGATCTAAACCCGCAAAAGCAACCGAGCCTTGCTGAAATGACCAAAGTTGCTGTAGAGAAGTTGTCACAGAACGAGAAAGGTTTTATTCTGATGGTCGAAGCAAGTCAGATTGACTGGTATGGTCATGATAACGATCCTGTGGGAATTATGAGTGAGACATTAGCGTTTGATAAAGCTTTCAAAGCCGCTGTTGACTTTGCAGAAAAAGACAAAAATACAGCAGTTTTGTCCGTTTCGGATCATGCTACTGGCGGGCTCAATATGACGAATTATAATTCCACCAAAGACCTAGTCTCCGTGATAAAGAAAGCGAAGCATACCAGTTATTACATTGAAGGCAGTATTAATGAGCACAATTTCAAAAAGGTCCTTGCGGATAATTATGGACTTAGTGATTTAACCAAAGAAGAAGCGGATCAAGTCAGATTAGGAATGAAAGATAACCTTTCGCCGGTCATCGGTAAAATCTTGGGGAATAAGATAGGCGTAACCTTCTCTACGGATGATCACACCTCGGAAGAAGTTGGATTGTTTGCCTACCATCCGGCTAATTATAATCCGACCGATTTCGTAAACAGCGGTGTAATCCAGAATACGGATGTGAATAAGTATATTCAAGAAGTGACCGGACTTAATCTGGCTCAACTTCAGGATACATTGTACGTATCCAGTGATAAATTCAAGGCCAAAGGAGCTACGATCACCCTAGACAAGACCGATAAGACAAATCCGGTGGTTGTAGTAAAAAAAGCAGACCAAGTTCTCAAGCTGCCTATAGATAAAAACATCGCCATTCTGAATGGCGTAACAGCGAAACTCAATGTACTGACAGTAATGATTAAAGATAAAGTGTGGGTTTCACAGGATGCATTGGACTTGATTCTCTGA
- a CDS encoding lytic polysaccharide monooxygenase, translating into MSFIRISHSPSAKFLAYGSIMLIFSLVVMLFPERSFSHGYVEGPASRAALCKSGQNTDCGPIVYEPQSLEAPKGFPAAGPADGKIASANGAFPKLDEQSATRWSKVNISAGQNTFTWKLTAAHSTSSWKYYITKPNWNPNSALTRDSFDLTPFCSVNYGGVQPPFSYSDTCNVPERSGYHVILAVWEVADTPNAFYNVIDVNFSGSNPVDTQAPSAPAALTSTAKTSSSVSLAWTASTDNTGVTEYQVFNGSTLVAAVSGTTLNYTVSGLTANTAYTFSVKARDAAGNVSNGSNSVSVTTNAPVGNDTQAPTAPGGLHVMGTPTSSSIQLMWTPSTDNVGVTGYRIYRGTTLITTVPGSTTDYTVTGLSAGTTYTFSVYAFDAADNQSVASTINGTTATASTTPAWAPNTSYTVGALVTYNGSVYECRQAHTSLTSWEPANSPALWLLK; encoded by the coding sequence ATGTCATTTATTCGCATTTCTCATTCACCTTCGGCAAAGTTTCTAGCTTATGGGAGTATCATGTTGATTTTTTCATTGGTTGTAATGTTATTCCCGGAAAGGTCCTTTTCTCACGGCTATGTTGAAGGACCTGCTAGCCGGGCAGCACTCTGTAAATCCGGACAAAATACAGATTGTGGCCCGATTGTTTATGAGCCCCAAAGTCTAGAGGCCCCTAAGGGGTTCCCTGCTGCAGGGCCAGCAGACGGGAAGATTGCAAGTGCTAACGGAGCTTTTCCTAAGCTTGATGAACAATCGGCAACACGCTGGTCTAAAGTCAACATATCTGCTGGACAAAATACATTCACTTGGAAACTGACGGCCGCTCATTCGACGTCAAGCTGGAAATACTATATTACAAAGCCCAACTGGAATCCTAACTCGGCTCTTACTCGGGATTCATTCGACCTTACTCCTTTCTGTTCGGTGAACTATGGAGGTGTTCAGCCACCCTTCTCTTACTCAGACACTTGTAACGTTCCAGAACGTAGTGGATATCACGTCATCTTGGCTGTGTGGGAAGTCGCAGATACTCCGAACGCCTTCTATAATGTCATTGATGTCAACTTTAGCGGCAGCAACCCTGTAGATACCCAAGCGCCTTCCGCGCCAGCAGCTTTGACGTCAACTGCAAAAACATCCAGCAGCGTTTCCTTAGCCTGGACCGCATCCACGGACAATACCGGTGTGACAGAGTACCAAGTATTTAACGGATCTACTTTGGTCGCTGCCGTATCCGGCACAACATTAAATTACACCGTTTCGGGATTAACCGCGAATACTGCCTATACCTTTAGTGTCAAGGCAAGAGACGCTGCTGGCAATGTCTCAAATGGAAGCAATTCTGTCAGTGTTACTACCAATGCACCCGTCGGTAATGACACGCAAGCACCGACAGCCCCCGGCGGCTTACATGTTATGGGGACCCCAACATCATCCAGCATTCAGTTAATGTGGACTCCGTCAACGGATAATGTTGGTGTTACAGGCTACCGTATTTATAGAGGAACGACATTAATCACAACTGTACCTGGCTCCACAACGGATTATACAGTAACAGGTCTTAGTGCAGGCACAACATATACGTTCAGTGTATATGCCTTCGACGCCGCAGACAATCAATCCGTGGCCAGCACCATCAATGGAACAACCGCAACAGCGTCTACAACCCCAGCTTGGGCACCTAATACCTCTTACACAGTCGGTGCGTTGGTAACCTATAATGGTTCTGTGTATGAATGTCGTCAAGCACATACATCACTAACCAGTTGGGAGCCTGCCAATTCCCCGGCGCTATGGTTGTTGAAGTAA
- a CDS encoding metallophosphoesterase, with product MDNHQSYLKKRFPKVISLMVIGLLLAMELTGFVSAGREGNEEDLASEAAAAQETIAQWIFKDKGENGVFPATGGVYQTASSIRDVGTNTDAYTYEPSENSVRNQGWHEGTGTKYWLATLSTQGFEGIFLSSQQTSSSTGPRDFKVQYSIDQQEWTDVAGGSLVLAQNNFNCSNNSCKLTNLVLPAGTNNQDVLYIRWVVNSTKSVSGGTVSSSGSSRIKDVVIKGTRSSGEPGDTPTLEVSKTPASGAADVSLNAEISVKFNKAISLDSSYQVGITENNAPLNNISASLLGQDSVKVSHPNFTAGKTYKVTIPKELVKGTTDGRTPENDITWSFKTKSPDTGNKTPTLLNMTFNGDPKTSIAFDWYTAETVRGTVVQVVESSNAGGSEFPEQLATSYEGSSTVIETLMTSGDRSSKKYKKFASHKVITSGLNPGTKYIYRAGNGDADGWSDAGSFTTDKADNQDFHFLYVTDTQGSSKSNFDLWQDTFKRAIEKTVDPKFVLLTGDLTDDGDLEQLWQWFLGVPKKEFANVPFAPIIGNHEIEDYPNNNFYNHFNLPKDVGTGAHDGSVYAFEYGDALFMQINSQYEGEVKPYKADIQFTKQLEWMRNQVAKTDKKWKFVSMHKGAYSSGDNASAESDRVEFYRKYLIPVFDELGVDMVFEGHDHMYMRSFQMLNNVPIKNVITDEQGNVLNPKGTVYLMGNSAASKFYAINPDADTFFAAKNDQPNKKMFVDVSITNDVLKFTSYTAVKDKPLAVYDAYSIKRTDVKPGIVENPSAVRQSGNRAVLSWKAPTNSPDPVRGYRIYEKNDKVSTNWSVYVPTVSGQTSYSYTLNGIDSAKAYNFVIKAVGTRNNSLPAEVGMQ from the coding sequence ATGGATAACCACCAATCTTATCTCAAAAAAAGATTTCCCAAGGTAATCAGTCTAATGGTTATAGGTTTGCTGCTTGCTATGGAGTTGACCGGTTTTGTCTCAGCAGGAAGAGAGGGAAATGAGGAAGATCTTGCAAGCGAAGCAGCTGCAGCTCAGGAAACGATTGCCCAGTGGATTTTTAAAGACAAAGGCGAGAACGGAGTATTTCCGGCTACAGGCGGGGTATATCAAACGGCTTCATCCATTCGTGATGTAGGAACAAACACGGATGCATACACCTATGAGCCCAGTGAGAACAGCGTACGCAATCAGGGCTGGCATGAAGGAACGGGTACTAAATACTGGCTTGCCACGCTTTCTACCCAAGGCTTCGAAGGTATCTTTCTCTCTTCACAACAAACTTCTTCAAGTACAGGACCTAGGGATTTTAAGGTGCAATATAGTATAGATCAGCAGGAATGGACAGATGTTGCGGGCGGCAGCCTTGTTCTAGCCCAGAACAATTTTAATTGCTCCAATAATTCCTGCAAATTAACGAACCTCGTTTTGCCTGCGGGAACTAACAATCAAGATGTACTCTATATCCGCTGGGTAGTTAATTCTACGAAAAGCGTAAGCGGGGGAACAGTGTCCAGCTCAGGCTCAAGTAGAATCAAAGATGTAGTAATTAAAGGAACACGTAGCAGTGGCGAACCTGGGGACACTCCCACACTTGAGGTAAGCAAAACTCCCGCTTCAGGGGCTGCAGATGTTTCCCTTAATGCAGAGATCTCTGTGAAGTTTAATAAAGCCATCAGTCTCGACAGTAGTTATCAAGTTGGAATCACAGAAAACAATGCTCCTCTTAACAACATTTCTGCTTCGCTCCTCGGTCAAGACTCGGTTAAAGTCAGCCACCCTAATTTTACTGCCGGCAAAACTTATAAGGTGACCATCCCAAAAGAGCTTGTTAAGGGGACTACGGATGGCCGGACACCGGAGAACGATATTACCTGGAGCTTTAAGACGAAGTCACCGGATACCGGCAACAAAACACCAACACTGCTGAACATGACTTTTAATGGGGACCCAAAGACAAGTATCGCCTTTGACTGGTATACAGCCGAAACTGTCAGAGGTACAGTAGTGCAAGTGGTGGAGTCCTCCAATGCGGGAGGAAGCGAGTTCCCGGAACAACTGGCAACCTCTTATGAGGGCAGCTCAACAGTTATTGAAACCTTAATGACATCAGGAGACAGAAGTTCCAAAAAGTATAAAAAGTTCGCTAGTCACAAGGTTATTACAAGCGGTCTCAATCCTGGAACTAAGTATATATACCGGGCCGGTAACGGTGATGCGGACGGCTGGAGCGATGCGGGTTCTTTTACCACGGACAAGGCGGATAATCAGGATTTCCATTTCCTCTACGTGACCGACACCCAAGGCTCAAGTAAATCGAATTTCGATCTGTGGCAGGATACTTTTAAGAGAGCTATTGAGAAAACGGTAGATCCCAAGTTTGTTCTTCTTACAGGGGATCTAACGGATGATGGTGATCTGGAGCAGCTGTGGCAGTGGTTCTTGGGTGTGCCGAAAAAAGAATTTGCCAATGTGCCATTTGCACCGATTATCGGCAACCATGAGATAGAGGATTATCCGAATAATAACTTCTATAACCATTTTAATCTTCCAAAAGATGTCGGGACGGGTGCTCATGACGGGTCTGTATATGCTTTCGAATACGGCGATGCTCTGTTTATGCAAATCAATTCCCAGTACGAAGGGGAGGTCAAGCCGTACAAAGCAGATATTCAGTTCACGAAGCAATTGGAATGGATGCGGAATCAGGTGGCAAAGACCGATAAGAAGTGGAAATTCGTCTCTATGCATAAGGGAGCTTATTCCTCAGGGGATAATGCTTCGGCAGAAAGCGACCGGGTAGAATTTTACCGGAAATATCTGATTCCTGTATTTGATGAGCTGGGTGTGGATATGGTGTTTGAGGGACATGACCATATGTATATGAGGTCTTTTCAAATGCTGAACAACGTTCCGATTAAGAATGTCATTACCGATGAGCAAGGAAATGTGCTGAATCCCAAAGGGACTGTGTATCTAATGGGCAACTCGGCCGCTTCGAAATTCTATGCTATTAATCCAGACGCAGACACTTTTTTTGCAGCAAAAAACGATCAGCCCAACAAGAAAATGTTCGTGGATGTTTCCATTACAAACGATGTGCTGAAATTTACATCCTACACAGCAGTTAAAGATAAACCCCTTGCCGTCTATGATGCTTACAGTATTAAGCGGACTGACGTCAAACCCGGCATTGTCGAAAATCCAAGCGCAGTAAGACAGTCAGGGAACCGTGCAGTTCTTTCGTGGAAAGCACCAACAAATAGCCCTGACCCGGTGCGGGGTTACCGGATTTATGAGAAAAATGATAAAGTCAGCACAAATTGGAGCGTGTATGTGCCGACGGTAAGCGGTCAGACGAGTTACAGCTATACATTAAACGGCATAGATTCTGCTAAAGCCTACAATTTCGTGATTAAAGCAGTGGGGACAAGAAATAATTCGCTTCCAGCAGAGGTAGGAATGCAATGA
- a CDS encoding chitosanase, whose amino-acid sequence MIFSYGYLSNASQQKSYAAGNPDSNFSPATLQFLRDNTGLDGEQWNNIMMLVNKPEQDDLNWINFYGYCEDIGDDRGYTIGIFGATTGGSNDTGPDGPELFKAYDAAKGASNPSVKGALARIGVKGSMKGKILEINESEESFCRKIGNLQNDPEWREAMWKTFYNIYIKYSVEQARNRGFNSALTIGSFVDAALNHGATGGSETLQGLLGKSGSSTDEKTFMTKFYKERTKIVDTNEYNSPPNGKNRVKQWSNLLNMGETNLKGADSAVLQVTDWELQ is encoded by the coding sequence ATGATTTTTTCTTATGGCTATCTGTCCAATGCATCTCAACAGAAAAGTTATGCGGCAGGGAACCCTGATTCTAATTTCTCACCGGCAACACTTCAATTCTTGCGCGACAACACAGGTCTGGATGGTGAGCAGTGGAATAATATTATGATGCTTGTCAACAAACCGGAGCAGGACGATCTGAACTGGATCAATTTTTACGGATATTGTGAAGATATTGGTGATGACCGCGGGTATACGATTGGAATATTCGGGGCGACTACAGGCGGATCAAATGATACCGGTCCCGACGGTCCGGAGCTGTTCAAGGCATATGATGCTGCCAAAGGCGCGAGTAATCCTTCGGTTAAAGGCGCATTGGCTCGGATCGGTGTCAAGGGTTCGATGAAAGGGAAGATCCTCGAAATCAATGAAAGCGAAGAAAGCTTCTGCAGAAAAATCGGCAATTTGCAAAATGATCCCGAGTGGAGAGAGGCTATGTGGAAAACGTTCTACAATATCTATATTAAATACAGTGTGGAGCAGGCCCGCAATCGCGGCTTTAACTCGGCATTAACTATTGGTTCCTTCGTGGACGCAGCGCTGAACCATGGAGCTACCGGCGGCTCCGAGACTCTTCAAGGGCTTTTGGGTAAATCAGGAAGCAGCACAGATGAGAAGACTTTCATGACCAAATTCTATAAAGAACGGACCAAGATTGTGGATACTAATGAGTACAACTCTCCGCCTAACGGCAAGAACCGTGTGAAGCAGTGGAGCAATTTGCTCAACATGGGAGAGACAAACCTGAAGGGTGCAGATTCGGCAGTCCTTCAAGTCACCGACTGGGAACTCCAATAA
- a CDS encoding AraC family transcriptional regulator yields MKPVFYESTLFDISRKKQVYTSMPSRHYHDAYEILYLISGDFYYFIGDRTYQVAGGTLLFTDIHEMHKLVNSGCNMYERVTLLFKKEFLQHFCTGGQCEELLELFKSDYRALKMTGKDQYFIEQLFQKMIQEGKKQARGYEQYQQLLLVELLLYLNRKLFDSRVAPLVESNRTHKKVLDIVNYVNQHYMEPLKLCEISRKFDISSSYLCRTFKESTGFRFIEYINNIRIKEARDLLVGSSFNVTEIAGMVGFDNTSHFGRTFKLMMGISPLCFRKQFKS; encoded by the coding sequence ATGAAACCGGTATTTTATGAGTCTACTCTTTTTGACATCAGCCGCAAGAAACAGGTATACACCAGCATGCCTTCAAGACACTATCATGATGCATATGAGATTCTGTATTTAATATCCGGGGATTTTTATTATTTTATAGGGGACAGAACCTACCAGGTTGCGGGCGGAACGTTGCTATTTACGGATATTCACGAAATGCACAAACTGGTTAATTCCGGCTGCAATATGTATGAACGGGTTACACTGCTGTTTAAAAAAGAATTCCTGCAGCATTTCTGCACCGGCGGTCAATGTGAGGAACTACTCGAATTGTTCAAAAGTGATTACCGCGCTTTGAAGATGACCGGGAAGGATCAGTATTTCATCGAACAGCTTTTTCAGAAGATGATCCAGGAGGGGAAGAAGCAAGCCCGCGGATATGAACAGTACCAACAACTATTATTGGTGGAGTTGCTCCTCTATCTTAATCGTAAATTATTTGACAGCCGTGTAGCTCCATTGGTGGAATCCAATCGTACACACAAGAAAGTCCTGGACATCGTTAATTATGTAAATCAACATTATATGGAACCGCTTAAGCTCTGTGAGATTTCACGGAAATTCGACATAAGCTCTTCCTACTTATGCCGAACTTTTAAAGAATCCACCGGGTTCAGGTTCATTGAATATATCAATAACATCCGTATTAAAGAAGCGCGTGATTTGCTGGTTGGCTCTTCTTTTAATGTTACTGAAATTGCAGGCATGGTTGGGTTTGATAACACCTCCCATTTTGGACGAACCTTCAAATTAATGATGGGCATCTCGCCGCTCTGCTTCCGCAAACAATTTAAGTCTTAA
- a CDS encoding polysaccharide deacetylase family protein produces MILTYLIGAILCTATLYMFIPSLITRVSGFGVFRKGTVKKQVAFTFDDGPHPKYTPELLDLLKLHQVKATFFVLGSRAEQYPDLIRRMDREGHQIGIHNYCHTSNWLMLPSTIRREHLDRSADIIESIVGTRPTHYRPPWGLINLFDFFRYKQYRIVLWSLKADDWNTRVCQTRMQATLLGGITDGTVVLLHDSGETVGADRHAPYFMLQALEEVLNQLQARNLQFVRLDEMS; encoded by the coding sequence ATCATTCTTACATATCTGATAGGAGCAATACTATGTACCGCCACTCTTTACATGTTTATTCCGAGTTTGATAACGCGAGTGAGCGGCTTTGGTGTTTTTCGCAAAGGAACGGTAAAAAAACAGGTGGCTTTCACTTTTGATGATGGGCCACATCCGAAATATACGCCGGAATTGCTGGATTTATTGAAGTTACATCAAGTGAAGGCTACTTTTTTCGTGCTTGGATCGCGAGCGGAGCAGTATCCAGACCTGATCAGAAGAATGGATCGGGAAGGCCATCAGATTGGCATCCATAATTATTGTCATACCTCTAACTGGCTGATGCTGCCCAGTACTATTAGGCGAGAACATCTGGACCGCTCCGCTGATATTATAGAGTCTATCGTTGGAACCAGACCCACTCATTACCGTCCACCCTGGGGATTAATCAATCTATTTGATTTCTTTCGATACAAGCAGTATCGAATTGTTCTATGGTCGCTGAAGGCAGACGACTGGAACACCCGGGTTTGTCAAACCCGGATGCAGGCCACTCTGTTAGGTGGAATCACCGATGGCACCGTTGTCTTACTTCACGACAGTGGTGAGACTGTGGGCGCGGACCGGCATGCTCCTTATTTTATGCTGCAAGCTTTAGAAGAAGTGCTAAACCAACTGCAGGCAAGAAACCTGCAATTTGTTCGGCTTGACGAAATGTCGTGA
- a CDS encoding polysaccharide deacetylase — protein sequence MVDELGFKIRKTTVQSVWMMWEKAFALLSHFRGSHKSRFGICTVMLKKHRGQPIVCQDATVINQGEWVGELHLDNERILKLIRSEGSDRAALQTARMLRKSMQQINEAFESQSEFRQVKALLGITLLHRGLTHGLGFEQQNIKSGVFERITTIYLRLLLSAMHPEGRQRISRRTEQLVPMLLIHSRASLKNRFSPGQNYSG from the coding sequence ATGGTGGATGAGTTGGGTTTCAAAATACGTAAAACAACGGTGCAGTCCGTCTGGATGATGTGGGAAAAAGCTTTTGCGTTGCTTTCACATTTTCGCGGATCGCATAAGTCGCGCTTTGGTATATGTACCGTGATGCTAAAAAAGCACCGGGGACAGCCTATTGTATGCCAAGACGCCACGGTCATCAATCAGGGTGAGTGGGTGGGAGAACTCCACCTCGACAACGAAAGAATTTTGAAGTTGATCCGGTCTGAAGGATCAGATCGTGCCGCACTGCAAACGGCTCGCATGCTGCGCAAATCCATGCAGCAAATTAATGAAGCCTTCGAATCGCAGTCCGAGTTCAGACAGGTCAAGGCTTTATTGGGGATTACACTGCTCCACCGGGGATTAACACACGGTCTTGGTTTTGAACAACAAAATATAAAGTCCGGCGTTTTTGAACGCATCACCACCATCTATCTTCGATTGCTGCTGTCTGCCATGCATCCGGAAGGGAGACAAAGAATCAGTCGGCGAACCGAACAACTGGTCCCGATGCTACTGATTCATTCACGGGCCTCACTGAAAAATCGGTTCTCACCCGGACAGAACTACTCTGGATAG